A stretch of the Acidilobus sp. 7A genome encodes the following:
- a CDS encoding CDC48 family AAA ATPase, giving the protein MAEDNSQNQQRQPSNEVVLRVSEAKPRDSGRKRVRIDIDVMKELGVEAGDVVEIEGKKKTAAIVWPALPEDAGLDIIRMDGNLRRNADVNIGDKVIVRKVEPKQAVRVKLAPTVHSISIDDSFKKYVKKKLIGLPLVENDIVQIPVIGQAVQLVVIDTKPRGVIMVTEKTVVDVLDKPITTTFPKVTYDDIGGLHEVIARIRELVELPLRHPELFSRLGIEPPKGILLFGPPGTGKTLLAKAVATESDAYFVAINGPEIMSKFYGESEQRLREIFEEAKKNAPAIIFIDEIDAIAPKRDEVIGEVERRVVAQLLALMDGLEGRGQVVVIGATNRPNAIDPALRRPGRFDREIEVPVPDRQGRLEILQIHTRHMPLADDVDLDKLAEMTKGYTGADLAALAKEAAMHALRRYLPEIDIEQEKIPTELLERMVVTMQDFLAAFKEVTPSGLREIEVEVPEVHWSDIGGLESAKQELREVVEWPLKYPHSFSRLGIEPPKGILLFGPPGTGKTLLAKAVATESGANFIAIRGPEVLSKWVGESEKAIREVFKKARQYAPAVVFFDEIESIATLRGIEEDSNVGERIVSQLLTEIDGITNLENVVVIAATNRPDLVDPALLRPGRFEKLVYVPPPDEKGRLEILKIHTRSVPLADDVDLTEIAKMTNGYTGADLAALVREAALTALREDMTSPVVRFKHVEEALNKVRPSVTKYMIDYYLRWLETARQIVASQQRPSQPSLTL; this is encoded by the coding sequence TTGGCCGAAGACAACAGTCAGAACCAGCAGAGGCAGCCCTCCAATGAGGTTGTCCTCAGGGTCTCCGAGGCAAAGCCAAGAGACTCAGGGAGGAAGAGAGTAAGGATAGACATAGACGTCATGAAGGAGCTCGGCGTGGAAGCCGGTGACGTAGTAGAGATCGAGGGTAAGAAGAAGACCGCAGCCATAGTGTGGCCAGCCCTGCCGGAGGATGCGGGCCTTGACATAATAAGGATGGATGGAAACCTGAGGAGGAACGCAGATGTTAACATAGGAGACAAGGTAATAGTTAGGAAGGTTGAGCCCAAGCAGGCCGTTAGGGTTAAGCTGGCGCCCACCGTGCACTCCATTTCTATAGATGACAGCTTTAAGAAGTACGTGAAGAAGAAGCTCATCGGTCTCCCGCTCGTTGAAAACGACATAGTGCAGATCCCAGTCATAGGCCAGGCTGTTCAGCTAGTGGTAATTGACACAAAGCCTAGAGGCGTCATCATGGTAACTGAGAAGACCGTCGTCGATGTCCTGGATAAGCCCATAACTACGACGTTCCCAAAGGTTACCTATGACGATATAGGCGGCCTACACGAGGTCATAGCGAGGATAAGGGAGCTTGTGGAGCTGCCGCTCAGGCACCCAGAGCTCTTCAGCAGGCTCGGCATTGAGCCGCCAAAGGGGATACTGCTGTTCGGCCCACCAGGCACAGGCAAGACCCTCCTCGCTAAGGCCGTTGCAACGGAGAGCGACGCCTACTTTGTGGCAATAAACGGTCCCGAGATAATGAGCAAGTTCTACGGCGAGAGCGAGCAGAGGCTGAGGGAGATATTTGAAGAAGCCAAGAAGAACGCCCCAGCGATAATATTCATCGACGAGATAGATGCCATAGCGCCCAAGAGGGACGAAGTCATAGGCGAGGTTGAGAGGAGAGTCGTGGCCCAGCTTCTGGCCCTTATGGATGGCCTTGAGGGGAGGGGGCAAGTCGTAGTAATAGGGGCCACTAACAGGCCTAACGCCATAGATCCGGCCCTCAGGAGGCCAGGGAGGTTTGACAGGGAGATAGAGGTTCCCGTGCCCGACAGGCAGGGCAGGCTCGAGATACTTCAGATACACACCAGACACATGCCCTTAGCTGACGACGTTGACCTTGACAAGCTAGCAGAGATGACCAAGGGCTACACGGGGGCTGACCTGGCGGCCCTAGCTAAGGAGGCAGCCATGCACGCCCTCAGGAGGTACCTGCCCGAGATAGACATTGAGCAGGAGAAGATCCCCACCGAGCTGCTGGAGAGAATGGTAGTCACCATGCAGGACTTCCTTGCAGCCTTCAAGGAGGTAACGCCGAGCGGCCTAAGGGAGATAGAGGTCGAGGTCCCGGAGGTCCACTGGAGCGACATAGGCGGCCTGGAGAGCGCGAAGCAGGAGCTGAGGGAGGTCGTGGAGTGGCCGCTCAAGTACCCGCACTCGTTCAGCAGGCTCGGCATTGAGCCGCCAAAGGGGATACTGCTGTTCGGCCCACCAGGCACAGGCAAGACCCTCCTCGCTAAGGCCGTTGCAACGGAGAGCGGGGCCAACTTCATAGCCATAAGGGGGCCGGAGGTGCTCAGCAAGTGGGTTGGCGAGAGCGAGAAGGCCATAAGGGAGGTCTTCAAGAAAGCAAGGCAGTACGCACCAGCCGTGGTGTTCTTTGACGAGATAGAGTCCATAGCGACGCTCAGGGGTATTGAGGAGGACAGCAACGTCGGCGAGAGGATAGTTAGCCAGCTCCTAACGGAGATAGACGGCATAACGAACCTGGAGAACGTTGTGGTTATAGCTGCAACCAACAGGCCTGACCTGGTGGACCCTGCCCTGCTTAGGCCAGGCAGGTTCGAGAAGCTGGTATACGTACCCCCGCCAGACGAGAAGGGAAGGCTCGAGATCCTGAAGATACACACCCGCAGCGTGCCACTAGCTGATGACGTTGACCTAACGGAGATAGCTAAGATGACAAACGGCTACACGGGGGCTGACCTGGCCGCGCTCGTGAGGGAGGCGGCGCTAACAGCACTAAGGGAGGACATGACGTCACCCGTCGTGAGGTTCAAGCACGTTGAGGAGGCTCTTAACAAGGTAAGGCCCAGCGTGACAAAGTACATGATAGACTACTACCTCAGGTGGCTTGAGACTGCAAGGCAGA
- a CDS encoding radical SAM protein: MMTDHHHHEFLGFMTTGPSFGVPERVWAWIAAPKPKVDSLGRPKVATYGLRKIEAALVDAGFNAAVVDPDHIGKHLDTMKVLMIGHHDFFAYGPPSSEWWTITGKEPFNRVSFRKFMESPVVREAKRRGVKIIVGGPAAWQWLWSLDEWRNWGVDTVVDGEAEKVVTDLVDRAIKGEPLPDYIYVGSYDVPPTAEEIPKIKHASVNGLVEIMRGCPRGCKFCSVTLRPWRFIPIDDVIEEIKVNMREGEKGIILHSEDVLLYYADGIKPRPDALIKLHTAIRQLTDEPIGWSHASLAAVKYAEDEHKLITKLTDIMFSSEKQSYLGVEVGLETGSVKLARKVMPAKAAPYPVEKYPEVVEDAFSIMHEHKVIPAATLIVGQPGEEPDDVVATTELVEKLRPYRSLIVPMFFVPMGAFKNMEWFRRNMVRPEHVDLLKATLRHSAYWARDIVDKFYLKGTRYVLVRAVIKWIVNYIERKAEEAAKAVEQRGA; this comes from the coding sequence ATGATGACTGATCACCATCACCATGAGTTCCTGGGATTTATGACGACAGGCCCGTCCTTCGGGGTCCCAGAGCGGGTCTGGGCCTGGATAGCAGCGCCGAAGCCTAAGGTGGACAGCTTAGGCAGACCCAAGGTAGCCACCTACGGGCTGAGGAAGATAGAGGCCGCCCTGGTCGACGCCGGCTTTAACGCGGCAGTGGTTGACCCAGACCATATAGGGAAGCACCTTGACACTATGAAGGTGCTCATGATAGGCCATCACGACTTCTTCGCCTATGGGCCTCCGAGCAGCGAGTGGTGGACTATAACAGGAAAGGAGCCCTTCAACAGGGTCAGCTTCAGGAAGTTCATGGAGAGCCCTGTGGTGAGGGAAGCCAAGAGGAGGGGAGTCAAGATAATAGTCGGCGGGCCGGCGGCCTGGCAGTGGCTCTGGAGCCTTGACGAGTGGAGGAACTGGGGGGTTGACACCGTAGTTGACGGCGAGGCTGAGAAGGTAGTAACGGACCTTGTGGACAGGGCCATTAAAGGGGAGCCCCTGCCGGACTACATCTATGTCGGCTCCTATGACGTGCCCCCAACGGCCGAGGAGATACCTAAGATAAAGCATGCGAGCGTCAACGGGCTAGTGGAGATAATGAGGGGCTGTCCTAGGGGCTGCAAGTTCTGCAGCGTCACGCTTAGGCCGTGGAGGTTCATTCCCATAGATGACGTTATAGAGGAGATAAAGGTTAACATGAGGGAGGGCGAGAAGGGCATAATACTTCACAGCGAGGACGTGCTGCTCTACTACGCTGATGGTATAAAGCCAAGGCCTGATGCGCTTATAAAGTTGCATACCGCAATCAGGCAGCTGACGGACGAGCCCATAGGCTGGAGCCACGCCAGCCTGGCCGCCGTGAAGTACGCCGAGGATGAGCATAAGTTAATAACAAAGCTGACGGACATTATGTTCTCCAGTGAGAAGCAGAGCTACCTGGGCGTTGAAGTAGGCCTGGAGACTGGTAGCGTGAAGCTTGCTAGGAAAGTCATGCCAGCGAAGGCGGCCCCCTACCCGGTCGAGAAGTACCCTGAAGTGGTAGAGGACGCGTTCTCCATAATGCATGAGCACAAAGTGATACCAGCTGCCACCCTGATAGTTGGCCAGCCCGGCGAGGAGCCGGACGACGTGGTTGCTACGACTGAGCTAGTCGAGAAGCTGAGGCCGTACAGGAGCCTCATAGTGCCCATGTTCTTCGTGCCTATGGGAGCATTTAAGAACATGGAGTGGTTCAGAAGGAACATGGTAAGGCCGGAGCACGTGGATCTGCTGAAGGCCACGCTTAGGCACAGCGCCTACTGGGCTAGGGACATCGTTGACAAGTTCTACCTGAAGGGGACGAGGTACGTCCTCGTGAGGGCTGTTATAAAGTGGATCGTGAACTACATAGAGAGGAAGGCCGAAGAAGCAGCCAAAGCCGTGGAGCAGCGTGGAGCGTGA
- a CDS encoding flippase-like domain-containing protein, with product MERDFSTNEKEEGEKSSGSDNRRMYIIVAVAYFVALVLIVFEVIGGGLKNIIYYVSGRYVLLLAAALVIFAEESLKSLRFVVAARLRGYRLSPFRALEAHFSSLFVGMLTPAFSGAVPTAAAVIGDSTRAPPSDALSIAMAATFADSMLPALASIYFALPEVPRSAIVVVIAVLVIVTWAVVLSSSLLERIMGGLAKFMGSRAASLVREETESFRRSLEGIVTSRRTVTLIVLISVTSYVIEALSLLVITRGGLAGFVRDFGALMMSYVGGNLPTPGGEVGVEYSLSLLLSGREAVLWRVAYIIVAMVPAVLINKIISSYVDYGSAVYSHYKSLLGAGRRQGQT from the coding sequence GTGGAGCGTGACTTTAGCACAAATGAAAAAGAGGAAGGTGAAAAGAGTAGCGGCAGCGATAATAGAAGAATGTACATAATTGTTGCAGTTGCTTATTTTGTGGCCTTAGTGCTGATAGTTTTTGAAGTTATAGGGGGCGGATTAAAGAACATCATCTATTACGTCTCTGGCAGGTACGTCCTGCTGCTTGCGGCAGCCCTCGTAATTTTCGCCGAGGAGTCTTTAAAGAGCCTAAGGTTCGTCGTAGCCGCCAGGCTAAGGGGCTATAGGCTGTCTCCCTTTAGGGCGTTGGAGGCGCACTTCTCTAGCCTCTTCGTTGGCATGCTTACGCCGGCGTTCTCAGGGGCTGTGCCTACAGCGGCGGCTGTGATAGGGGACTCTACGCGGGCTCCGCCCTCTGACGCGCTCTCAATAGCGATGGCGGCCACCTTCGCTGACTCGATGCTACCGGCACTGGCTTCCATCTACTTCGCGCTTCCTGAGGTGCCGCGGTCAGCCATAGTTGTAGTGATCGCGGTGCTGGTTATAGTCACGTGGGCTGTGGTCCTCTCCAGTAGCCTCCTGGAGCGCATAATGGGCGGACTGGCTAAGTTTATGGGGAGCAGGGCGGCCAGCTTAGTCAGAGAGGAGACCGAAAGCTTTAGGAGATCACTGGAGGGCATAGTGACTTCTAGAAGAACTGTGACCCTGATTGTGTTGATATCGGTCACCTCCTATGTGATAGAGGCGCTGTCCCTTCTGGTAATAACCAGGGGAGGGCTGGCAGGGTTTGTAAGGGACTTCGGCGCTCTCATGATGTCGTACGTTGGGGGCAACCTGCCTACTCCTGGGGGTGAGGTCGGGGTCGAGTACTCGCTCTCGCTGCTCCTGAGCGGCAGGGAGGCTGTGCTGTGGAGGGTCGCGTATATAATTGTAGCAATGGTGCCGGCGGTCCTGATTAATAAAATTATATCGAGCTATGTGGACTATGGAAGCGCGGTTTACTCTCACTATAAGTCCCTGCTGGGCGCAGGCAGACGGCAAGGCCAAACATAA
- the asnS gene encoding asparagine--tRNA ligase, which translates to MQEGFISTREALARGDGERVKLRGWVYRKRDLASKVFVVMRDADGVIQCVVDRSKADVAAQASSATIESSIEVEGVIRSDPRAPGGKEVEVEKFNIIGLADDFPIKGGESIDYLLDVRHLWLRSRKLTQIMRIRATVLKALRDHFTSNGWWEVSPPILTQSAVEGGATLFSVDFFGRKAYLSQSAQFYLEVMIFSLERVWSLTPSFRAERSRTRRHLYEYWHLEGEAAWMDMHDMMKFVEGLVKSAVKAVLDERQEELQFLGRNQEPLEETLKSSFAEVTYDEAIERLQRKGVNIKWGDDIGADEERVLTQDERVPFFLTMFPKHLKSFYMKVCDRRPEVALGFDLEAPEGYGEVVGGSQREDRYDVLLQRIKENNLNPDDYQWYLDLRRFGSVPHSGFGLGVDRLVMWITGIDHIRDVIPFPRLRERIYP; encoded by the coding sequence ATGCAGGAGGGCTTCATAAGCACTAGGGAGGCCCTGGCTAGAGGCGACGGCGAGAGGGTTAAGCTCAGGGGCTGGGTGTACCGCAAGAGGGACCTGGCCTCAAAGGTATTTGTTGTGATGAGGGACGCTGATGGCGTAATTCAGTGTGTCGTGGACAGGTCAAAGGCCGACGTCGCTGCTCAGGCAAGCAGCGCTACCATAGAGTCGTCAATAGAGGTCGAGGGAGTCATAAGGAGCGACCCAAGGGCCCCAGGGGGCAAGGAGGTCGAGGTAGAGAAGTTCAACATAATAGGTTTAGCCGATGACTTCCCGATCAAGGGCGGCGAGAGCATAGATTACCTGCTCGACGTTAGGCACCTGTGGCTCAGGTCAAGGAAGCTGACCCAGATAATGAGAATACGCGCCACGGTCCTCAAGGCCCTGAGGGACCACTTCACCTCCAACGGCTGGTGGGAGGTAAGCCCCCCAATATTGACCCAGAGCGCTGTTGAGGGCGGCGCCACTCTGTTCTCAGTTGACTTCTTTGGCAGGAAGGCCTACCTGAGCCAGAGCGCCCAGTTCTACCTGGAGGTCATGATATTCAGTCTTGAGCGTGTGTGGTCGCTGACGCCAAGCTTCAGGGCGGAGAGGAGCAGGACAAGGAGGCACCTCTACGAGTACTGGCACCTTGAGGGCGAGGCGGCCTGGATGGACATGCATGACATGATGAAGTTCGTGGAGGGCCTTGTCAAGAGCGCCGTTAAGGCGGTCCTTGACGAGAGGCAGGAGGAGCTTCAGTTCCTCGGGAGGAACCAGGAGCCGCTCGAGGAGACCCTTAAGTCGTCCTTTGCCGAGGTCACATACGACGAGGCCATAGAGAGGCTTCAGAGGAAGGGGGTCAATATAAAGTGGGGTGACGACATAGGGGCTGACGAGGAGAGGGTCCTGACTCAGGACGAGCGCGTGCCTTTCTTCCTCACAATGTTCCCAAAGCACCTCAAGAGCTTCTACATGAAGGTCTGCGACAGGAGGCCTGAGGTGGCGCTCGGCTTTGATCTTGAGGCGCCTGAGGGCTACGGCGAGGTCGTGGGAGGCAGCCAGAGGGAGGACAGGTATGATGTCCTGCTTCAGAGGATAAAGGAGAACAACCTGAACCCAGACGACTACCAGTGGTACCTGGACCTGAGGCGCTTCGGCAGCGTGCCCCACAGCGGCTTCGGCCTAGGGGTTGACAGGCTGGTCATGTGGATAACGGGCATTGACCACATAAGGGACGTCATACCGTTCCCGAGGCTGCGCGAGAGGATTTACCCATGA
- a CDS encoding diphthine--ammonia ligase, whose protein sequence is MRICGLISGGKDSAYALYRAIKDGAEVACLASIMPSRPDSWMFHRPLVELTRLQAEAMGFGDRHFMIPVSGVKEAEVEELREGLRGLKARYDFDAITVGGVASRYQYDRFSAIARDLGVKVFDPQWGEEPEEYLRRLVREGIVFIISQITTAGLPERLLGVPVQDEVQVEEILSLSRRCGFHPAFEGGEAETFVVAAPHFSRGICLRGSRVKMAEYQYALSVSEARLCGDVVIVVDSESYLVRRRSEFLATASRTSGT, encoded by the coding sequence ATGAGGATCTGTGGCCTCATATCAGGTGGCAAGGACAGCGCCTATGCGCTCTACAGGGCCATAAAGGACGGCGCAGAAGTCGCCTGCCTGGCCTCCATAATGCCCTCAAGGCCTGACAGCTGGATGTTTCACAGGCCCCTCGTGGAGCTCACGAGGCTTCAGGCCGAGGCCATGGGTTTCGGGGACAGGCACTTCATGATCCCGGTGAGCGGCGTCAAGGAGGCTGAGGTGGAGGAGCTCAGGGAGGGCCTCAGGGGCCTTAAGGCAAGGTACGACTTTGATGCCATAACGGTTGGAGGCGTTGCCAGCAGGTACCAGTATGATAGGTTCTCAGCGATAGCAAGGGACCTCGGAGTCAAGGTGTTCGACCCCCAGTGGGGGGAGGAGCCGGAGGAGTACCTGAGGAGGCTCGTCAGGGAAGGCATAGTGTTTATAATAAGCCAGATAACGACCGCGGGCCTGCCTGAGAGGCTCCTCGGGGTCCCCGTGCAGGACGAGGTTCAAGTGGAGGAGATACTTAGCCTGTCCAGGAGGTGCGGCTTTCATCCGGCCTTTGAGGGAGGCGAGGCGGAGACCTTTGTTGTTGCGGCGCCTCACTTCTCAAGAGGCATATGTCTGAGGGGCTCAAGGGTTAAGATGGCTGAGTACCAATATGCGCTCAGCGTCTCCGAGGCGCGCCTGTGCGGCGACGTAGTTATAGTAGTTGACTCCGAGAGCTACCTGGTGAGGAGGCGCTCCGAGTTCCTCGCAACGGCTTCTAGGACCTCAGGCACCTGA
- a CDS encoding TatD family hydrolase has protein sequence MYYDMHCHLNEFGDAEVEDIFSKLKELKIVAVSEDVSSFNRTLELSERFPNVIPCAGFHPWSLKNHDISEAWELLRLATRKGVSCIGEVGLDRKFMQVDSMQAQLKVFRAYAEAAKELSALLNIHAPDAWRDALMEAAEIGVQRAMFHWYSGPLNLVPGIVGRGYAISINVAIKIQPKLRDVARETPLGSMVFESDGPYNYHGLRLTPLMLPDLAEIVSQVKGLQVPEVLEAVARNSERLLTR, from the coding sequence ATGTATTATGACATGCACTGTCACCTGAATGAGTTCGGCGACGCTGAGGTGGAGGACATTTTCTCTAAGCTTAAGGAGCTAAAGATAGTTGCAGTCTCAGAGGACGTGAGTAGCTTTAACAGAACCCTAGAGCTGTCTGAGAGGTTCCCCAACGTGATACCATGCGCAGGCTTTCATCCTTGGTCGCTCAAGAACCACGACATCTCTGAGGCCTGGGAGCTCCTAAGGCTAGCAACGAGGAAGGGCGTCAGCTGTATCGGCGAGGTAGGCCTTGACAGGAAGTTCATGCAGGTTGACAGCATGCAGGCGCAGCTGAAGGTTTTTAGGGCCTACGCTGAGGCTGCTAAGGAGCTCAGCGCGCTCCTCAATATACATGCGCCTGACGCCTGGCGCGACGCCCTTATGGAGGCTGCTGAGATAGGGGTCCAGAGGGCCATGTTCCACTGGTACAGCGGCCCCCTCAACTTGGTACCAGGGATTGTGGGCAGGGGCTACGCCATTTCGATAAACGTAGCCATAAAGATTCAGCCAAAGCTGAGGGACGTGGCCAGGGAGACCCCCCTGGGCTCAATGGTCTTTGAGAGCGACGGTCCGTACAACTACCACGGCCTAAGGCTGACGCCGCTGATGTTACCTGATCTAGCTGAGATAGTGTCGCAAGTGAAAGGCCTTCAGGTGCCTGAGGTCCTAGAAGCCGTTGCGAGGAACTCGGAGCGCCTCCTCACCAGGTAG
- a CDS encoding site-2 protease family protein: MGTSAQQQDIVDQTISKYVEVADRAELGEGASRYKVVDVKGDLTSSFKGLYRELVRLGMAPALRRDNDGSLALILVKYSQKSNAALLASLAALTIVTVYISGLALAGLPGGGMLTPILYLVGLLGPLLIHESGHWIFMRRFDVPRSPPYLIPAPPLQLGFLGTLGAVINMKWVPATADELAMIGVAGPLAGFLAAIPVALVGLHTSAIVPASAVPPGSSLSVVPVIMDLLLAFIHTPSGYVVEMSPLTFAAYIVFFVTFLNLIPVGQLDGGHVLRAALGEKGHMTISLLFVAVLLVSGIYMPTLGLFGIIALFLLLLTRGRHPGPALEGSRLTGLGVMAVIIYGILLALTLPVPS, translated from the coding sequence GTGGGGACCAGCGCACAACAGCAGGATATAGTTGATCAAACGATATCAAAGTACGTCGAGGTGGCCGACAGGGCGGAGCTCGGTGAAGGGGCCTCCAGGTACAAAGTGGTCGACGTCAAGGGAGACCTCACGAGCTCCTTCAAGGGGCTCTACAGGGAGCTCGTGAGGTTAGGTATGGCGCCCGCGCTCAGAAGGGACAACGACGGGTCGCTCGCACTGATATTAGTTAAGTACAGCCAGAAGTCTAACGCGGCCCTGCTGGCTAGCCTCGCGGCACTAACTATCGTGACTGTTTACATCTCCGGCCTAGCCCTTGCTGGACTGCCTGGGGGAGGTATGCTGACCCCCATCCTCTACTTGGTGGGGCTCCTGGGCCCTCTGCTAATTCATGAGTCAGGGCACTGGATCTTCATGAGGAGGTTTGACGTCCCAAGGAGTCCGCCATATCTAATCCCAGCGCCGCCGCTCCAGCTGGGCTTCCTAGGAACCTTAGGCGCGGTGATTAACATGAAGTGGGTGCCCGCCACAGCTGATGAGTTGGCAATGATCGGGGTCGCGGGCCCCTTAGCAGGGTTTCTGGCGGCCATCCCCGTGGCGCTGGTGGGGCTCCACACGTCGGCCATAGTGCCGGCGTCAGCCGTGCCCCCTGGGTCGTCGCTATCAGTAGTGCCGGTTATCATGGACCTCCTCCTAGCCTTTATACACACACCCTCAGGGTACGTCGTCGAGATGTCGCCTCTCACCTTTGCCGCTTACATAGTATTCTTCGTCACCTTCCTTAACCTCATACCAGTGGGCCAGCTCGACGGGGGTCACGTCCTTAGGGCTGCGCTGGGCGAGAAGGGGCACATGACAATATCACTCCTGTTCGTAGCAGTGCTGCTGGTGTCTGGCATTTATATGCCGACTCTTGGCCTCTTCGGCATAATTGCCCTCTTCCTGTTGCTACTTACGAGGGGGAGGCACCCAGGTCCAGCGCTGGAGGGGTCAAGACTTACCGGGCTGGGGGTCATGGCCGTTATAATTTACGGTATTCTCTTGGCTCTAACGCTGCCCGTCCCCTCCTGA
- the dph5 gene encoding diphthine synthase yields MLVLVGAGLRRSQLTKEAEEVISGADVVLVDTYTMPAARWLLEAARELNPAAKEATRTDLEDNSANIIDLAKTLDVVIIVPGDPLIATTHSSLVVEGKRKGVEVKVVSGVSGICSMESLLGLHFYKFGRTVTLPGPWRGVSADEAAIELLGNLCRGLHTILLLDVSPEGNSLKPSEGLRELRESLVKLLQEGQLSLISKLLVLLVSIDDQVHVKRLRLDAPLRDYEVPVGSLVVPGRLHVSEREFLQYVYSIPDNELRAHNETLAMMDTCGLYFKALSQLRSS; encoded by the coding sequence TTGTTAGTCCTAGTAGGCGCCGGCCTCAGGAGGTCGCAACTGACTAAGGAAGCCGAGGAGGTAATTAGTGGCGCCGATGTAGTACTAGTGGACACCTACACTATGCCAGCAGCACGCTGGCTTCTGGAAGCTGCCAGAGAGCTGAACCCAGCAGCTAAGGAGGCAACAAGGACGGACCTGGAGGACAATTCCGCCAATATAATAGACCTGGCCAAAACACTTGATGTTGTCATTATAGTTCCCGGTGACCCACTCATAGCCACCACGCACTCCTCGCTCGTAGTTGAGGGCAAAAGGAAGGGCGTTGAGGTAAAGGTCGTTAGTGGCGTCTCAGGCATATGCTCCATGGAGTCGTTACTTGGTCTTCACTTTTACAAGTTCGGCCGCACCGTGACCCTGCCAGGCCCCTGGAGGGGGGTGAGCGCTGACGAGGCCGCCATAGAACTGCTGGGCAACCTCTGCCGTGGGCTTCACACGATACTGCTCCTCGACGTCTCGCCTGAGGGCAACAGCCTTAAGCCCTCCGAGGGCCTCAGGGAGCTCAGGGAGTCCTTGGTGAAGCTTCTTCAGGAGGGTCAGCTGTCGCTCATTTCAAAGCTCCTGGTGCTCCTAGTTTCCATAGACGACCAAGTCCACGTGAAGCGCCTCAGGCTTGACGCCCCATTGCGTGACTATGAGGTCCCTGTCGGGAGCCTGGTGGTGCCTGGGAGGCTTCACGTGAGCGAGAGAGAGTTCCTCCAGTACGTATACTCCATACCTGACAACGAGCTTAGGGCGCATAACGAGACCCTAGCCATGATGGACACATGCGGCCTATACTTTAAGGCCCTCTCCCAGCTGCGCTCTTCGTAA
- a CDS encoding PadR family transcriptional regulator — protein MTEASEEVKGAVKYRDTLVWFMLFILSERPMHGYEIIKRIRELTMNQWKPAAGSIYPLLSYMKDVGLIDVANVEENKIKGGKRIIYTLTEKGWQEFRDLIMRKSALYMNFIDFIVKSSIKQLREHGYAQDADALCSQLSQWSKDLSNVLESELECAAKTKAPSK, from the coding sequence ATGACCGAAGCTAGCGAGGAGGTCAAGGGGGCAGTAAAGTATAGAGACACGTTAGTCTGGTTTATGCTGTTTATACTCTCAGAAAGGCCCATGCATGGCTACGAGATAATAAAGAGAATAAGGGAGCTCACTATGAACCAGTGGAAGCCAGCCGCGGGCTCCATTTACCCGCTCCTTAGTTACATGAAGGACGTAGGCCTCATAGACGTAGCGAACGTTGAGGAGAACAAAATTAAGGGCGGCAAGAGGATAATATACACGCTCACCGAGAAGGGGTGGCAGGAGTTCAGGGACCTCATCATGAGGAAGAGCGCTTTGTACATGAACTTCATTGACTTCATCGTCAAGAGTTCCATAAAGCAGCTCAGAGAACATGGATATGCGCAGGATGCCGATGCCCTGTGTAGCCAGCTCAGCCAGTGGTCAAAAGACCTCTCCAATGTTCTTGAGAGCGAGCTTGAGTGCGCCGCTAAGACCAAGGCTCCTTCTAAGTAA